In Mycolicibacterium nivoides, the DNA window TCCGGGGCGCATGTCCTGGTGAGCCGGCCGAAACGGCATCGGGGCTGATCACGATGCTGATATGGCGCTCCGCAGACGCTCACGCCACCATGCCGAGCGCTCCGGGTCCGTGACCGCGTAGCGCTCGAGTCGCTCGCGCTGCGGAGCCGGGGGCATCGGCGCCACGGGTAGGTAGCCATCGACCGGAACCAGCGAACGCGAATCCGCGACCAGGTCACCGGCGAGAAAACCCCTGGTTCCCAGCTCACAGGCGAACGGCAACCGGGGTAATGCCCCGGCCAGCGCGAGTCCGGCCGCCAGGCCGATGGTCGTCTCCAGCGTCGAGCTGACCACACAGGGCAGTCCACACGACTCGGCCACCCGCAACGCCCGCCGGGCCCCGCCCAACGGGCCGCTGGCCAGCACAGCGATGTCAGCCGCTTCGCCGAGCCGCAGGGCCATCGGGTCGTCGGCGTTGCGGATCGACTCACCGGCCGCGATGGGCACCTCGACCTGCCGTCTGACCTGGCCCAGCTCCTGCACCGTCCGGCACGGTTGTGCGACGAACTCCAGCCCGCCGGCCGCCCGGTCGAGGGCCGCGATCGCGGTGACCGCGGTATCCGGATCCCACCGCCCCTTGGCGTCGCACCTGATGACACCGCCCGCGCCGAGCCCGTCGCGCACCGCTCGCACCCGCTCGACGTCCTGCGCCAGTCCCCCCGCCCCGACCTCGACCGCGGCCGTCCGGCAGCCGGACGCCGCGGCGATCTGGTGAGCGCGGGCGGCCTCGACGGCGGGAACGGTGACCGCGATCGGCACCCGCCCACGCACCGGATCGGGCCAGCCGACGGTTCCCGGCTCGGTCGCCGCGGTGAGCCAGCGGACCAGCGCGCGCTCGCCCGGCAGCGGGCTGAACTCCCCCCATCCCTGCGGCCCCTCGAGGAGCATGCCCTCGCGAGCGGTGAGGCCACCGACCCCGTCGGTGGTCGGAATGGCGAACACGGGCGCACGGTCGAAGTCGATCAGGGTCTGCACAACCACGTGACGCTAGCGGACCGGCCCGGCCACGGGCCGACAACGGGACAACTGCCGGTGTCTGTCCCGCGCGCGGCCTAGACTGCGCCCATGGTTCGGGAGCAGGTGCCGCTCATGAGGAGACAACCAATGACGAGCGCAGTGTGGCGCGGAATGTTCACCGTGGTGTCGGCCGCGGTGCTGTCGGCCGGGTCGATGGCGGTGGCCACGATCGTGACGCCGGCCCCCAGTTCGGCGTGCGCGCCGGGAGAAACGGGCGTCACCAACGGATGCTCACCGTTCTGTGTGCCGGGCAGGCAGCTCGACCTCGCGACCGGACTGTGCCTGCCGGTGCCGCCACCGCCGGCCGTCCCGAATGGTGTTGCGACACCCGGTTACTGAGCAACTACGCTGGCTGTCATGGCGCAGGTACTGACGGTCAACGTCGCTCACCCACGACCCAACACGGCCGAGGGCCGTGCCGTCACCGGCATCGACAAGCGCCCTGTCGACGGGGCGGTCGCGGTACGCGCTCCCGGCCCGATGCACGGCGGCCTCGGTAGTGGCCTGATCGGCGACACGATCGGCGACCAACAGTTCCACGGCGGGGACGATCAGGCGGTATACGCGTACGCGCGGGAGGACCTCGACGTCTGGGAGTCCGAACTGGACCGTGAGATCGCCAACGGGGTGTTCGGGGAGAACCTGACCACCGCGGGCATCGACCTCACCAACGCCGTCATCGGTGAACGGTGGCGGGTCGGGTCCGACGGACTCGAGCTCGAGGTGTCCCGGCCGCGTATCCCCTGCCGAACCTTCGCCACCTGGCTGCAGCTCAACGGATGGGTCAAAACCTTTACCAGAGCGGCGATTCCGGGCGCCTATCTGCGGCTGGTGACACCCGGGTCCGTATCGGCCGGCGATGAGATCGTGGTGACCGACCGGCCCGACCACGACGTCACCATCGGATTCGTGTTCCGGGCCCTGACCCTGGAGCCGCAGCACCTACCCGCGATCCTGCGGGCTGCTGCCCTGCCCGAACCTCTGCGGGAACTCGCCGAACGACGCACCGGCGCGAGCTGAACCGATGAATCCGCCAGCGGGGCAGGCTATTGCGGCCAGCTGTTGTTGCGGATCACCTCGACGAAGTCCTCGCGTACGAACGAATCGTCGAAGTGCGCCAGCACATCGGCGTTGACGGTGCCGAACGTCGAACCCGGTCGCTGCCGCACCCCGTCGGCGAACGCGTGCAGGATCCGGTTCTTGAAGTCCGGCCTCGGATGCGCCGAGGTGACGGCATTCAGATCAGCCGATGTCAGGTTGTCACGGCCGATCCCGAGCACATCGGTTTCGACCCCCGCTGTCACCAGAGCGATCTCAGGATCGAGGAACTCGGGGATGCCCGGCGTGGTGTGCAGCGCTATCCCCAGCCAGACCTTGCGTGCGGCGGCCTCGTCGACCCCGCGCTGCAACAGAAAGTCCCGCGCGGCATTGGCACCGTCGACCTCGAAACGCAGTTGTGAGGTCGTGCGGTACCGCTCGGTCAGCCCGAGGTCGTGAAACATCGCGCCCACGTACAGCAATTCCAGATCGGGCGTCAGCCCGATCTGCAGGCCCTGTAGCGCGCCGAAGTAGAACACCCGGCGGGAATGGTGGAACAACAGGTCATCCTCGACGTCGCGGATGTACTCGGTGGTCTCCCGCACCAGTGCGGTGTCCGGCAGTTCGATCCCGGCGATGTTGCCGGTCAGTGAAGTCGTCATGGTGTGTCTCCCTCAAACGCGGATCAGTAGACCAGACCACCGGTTGTGCGGCCGGTCAGTTTGAAAACCGCACCGAAACCAGGGATTTCAGCGGTGTCCCCGGCCCCGGGCTGGACCACTGTGACGGTTGCACCTGTGGTGGATGACATGTGAACCTCCTTGTCGCCGTGCAACCAGTCTGCGACGCGGACCCTGGCAATGCCCATGTCCGATGCGCCACCTTTCCCACAGAAAGCGACACAATGGACGGATGGCACAGGCGGTGGGGCCACGCGAGGTCGTGATCGTGGTCTTCGACGGGATGAAACTGCTCGATGCCGCCGGACCCGCCGAGGTTTTCGCCGAGGCCAACCGGTTCGGCGCCGACTACCGCCTGCGGATTGCCTCGGTCGACGGTGCCGATGTCACCAGCTCGATCGGCACGAGGTTCGCGGTGACCGACCGCATCGCCGAGATCGACGGCGCCGACACCGTATTGGTGTCCGGTGGAGACGATCTGGTGGGCCGGCCGATCGATCCCGGGCTGGTGGCAGCGCTGCGGGACCTACCCACGCGGACCCGGCGGCTGGCGTCGATCTGCACCGGGTCCTTCATCCTGGCCGAGGCCGGCCTGCTCGACGGCCGCCGGGCCACCACGCACTGGCGTCACGCACGGCTGCTGGCGCGTGCGTATCCCACGATCTCGGTCGAGCCCGATGCGATCTTCGTCCGGGACGGAGACGTCTACACCTCGGCCGGCGTATCGGCGGGCATCGACCTGGCGTTGGCTCTGGTGGAGGCGGATTGCGGAGCCGACCTGGTGCGCAATGTCGCACGGTCACTGGTCGTGTACCTCAAGCGTGCCGGCGGCCAGTCACAGTTCTCCACACTGGTCGAGTCGGATGCGCCCGCCGAGTCGGTGCTGCGGCGGGTCACGAGTGCGATCGCAGCCGACCCGACCGTGGACCATAGCGTGAAAAGCCTTGCGGCACTGGCCTCGCTGAGTACCCGGCAGCTGACCCGGCTGTTTCAGGCCGAACTGGGCACCACACCGGCGCGCTACGTCGAAACGGTGCGGATCGATGTCGCACGCGCGGCCCTCGATGCGGGACGCCAGGTCGGAGAAGCCGCCCGCCTGGCCGGGTTCGGCAGCGCCGAGACCTTGAGACGGGTGTTCGTCAATCACCTCGGGGTGTCGCCGAAGGCCTACCGGGACCGGTTCCGCAGCACGTCCAGCGGTTGAGTCCATGCGGTCAGACCCAGCGCGGCAGCTCCTTGCCGATGAGCGGCGCGATCTTGTCGGCCATGTAGGCATGTCCGGCGTCGGTCGGGTGGATGCCGTCGGCGCCGATCAGCTCAGGGCGATCGAAGAACCAGCGCTCCGCGATCGGATCGACGAACGTCGCACCCACCTGCCGAGCCTGGTCTCGCAGGATGTCGCGAACGCCCAGCAGATTCGGCGGAACATCGGGACTCACCCACGGCGGCCCGATCACCAGCATCCGAGCGGCGGGCGCGGTTTGCCGGGCCGTGGTCAGGGCGTCGTGGCTCAAGCGGGTGACCGCACCCAGATCGGAGTCCTTGTCGTTGCGTGACCCGAAGAAGACGATCAACGCGTCGTCGGGCTGCACCGCCCGGTTGGTCAGGTCCGCGAAGACGCTGCCGCGGTTGCCGCGGGCTTCGTAGCCGGCGCCCCCCTCGGCAAACACATCGGCATCCACCTGCACACCTCGTTGCGCCAACTCCTGCCAGGCCAACGGAGCCCAGTTCCTCGGCCCCATGCCGCCCTCGGCGACCATGCCCGTGGTGTAGGAGTCCCCGATCACCGCGATGTGGTTGATCTGGGGGTCCAGGCCCGAGGTGACATAACGCCGCTCAGGGGCCTGCGCGAACAGCCCTACCAGGAGGGCGAGCGAGACGACGAAAGTGGTCAGACGACTCACTGCAACCTCCACTCCCAGCGAGACTCAGTTCGTCCCGGACCGAAATACCGGAACAGCCTATGGGGTGAAGCTGGGCCGTAGATAGGCGGTCGATGACACAGCGATAACAAGGGCATAACAACCTGTCGCACAGCGGGTTTGGATGGTTACAACCGTCAGCCCGCGCGCGCCGGAACCTCGTCGGACCGGTCCTGGGACTCGGTGTCGATCCGGTGCAGCCTGGTGTTGGCCTGCTCGACGGGCCGGATGTCGACCATTCGGCGCATCCACCGCCTGGCCGGCTCCTCGACGAGGTGATAAAGCGCAATCGCGCCTACCACGGCGATCGCGAACAGGCCCACAAGCGTCGCTTTACCCGAGAGGGTGGGCGTCAGAGTCAGCTCGAACTGCCTGGTGGTCCAGATCCAGGCGGTATGGACCAACTCGTGCACCATGTACAGGCCGAACGAGATCTGACCGCCGTAGACCAGAAGCCGGGTGGACAGCAACGCCGGGAGGCTACCGACGCCGACAGCCAGGGCGACCACCTGCGGGACGAACAGGATGTCGACGATGCCGCCGGCGTCGCCGACGGTGTTCATCGGGTGCTTGTCGAAGAAGTACAGTCCGCCGATGATGACGACGCCCAACACGATCGACAGGTAGCCCGCGCGCTTCTGGGTCCGTTCCGTCAGATGCAGCTTGCGTACCGCGGTGCACGCCAGCGCACCAGCGGTGAACTGCATGACGATCCTCGGCAGCCAGCTCCACGGGGTGTAGAAGTGCCCGGTGGCCATCAGGAGCACCACCGGCGGCACGGAGGCGGCGATGGCCAGCAGGACCAGGCTCCGCGCCCGGGTGGCCCGCGCGATCCTGAAGACGACCATGATCAGCGCCCCGAACAGCAGGTAGGCCAGCCATTCGGCACTGATCGACCAGGCGGGCCCGTCCCAGCTCGAACCGTCGAAATAGGGCTGGAACCACAGTTGGACCAGGAAGAGCTGGCGCACGTAGCTGACGGCGTTGTAACCGCTGGTGTCCTCGGGCGGGATGTGGCCGACGTTGAGGGTGAAGATCAGCCACAGCGCGGCCAGGTGCAGCGTGACCAGATACACCGGCCACACCCGGGACAAGCGCAGCCACAAGAAGTGCAATGTGGCCCGGGCGGACCAGGTCGGCCCCATCCGGTCGATGTAGTTCCAGGTCAGGACGAATCCGCTGAGGATGAAGAACAGGTCGACGCCCTGGGCGCCCCGGTCGAGCACGGGAGCCAGCGCCTCGGTGACGTCGGGTGCCACTTGGTAGAGCAGGGGTCGGAAGTGGAACAGGACCACCCACACCGCCGCAACGATGCGCAGACCCGTCAGGGCCTTGATCTCTGCGCCGCGCACAACACCCTTTTCCGTATCCACTCAGCTGATTCGTCACTTCGCTGTTTCGTCATGTCACCGCCGCGGCTGGCCGGGCGGATCGGCCCGCGATTGGCGCAACCGGCAGCTCTCGCAGACTAGCAGCGTGCCGTTGCGCGACGCGCTGCCCGCGCGGTGTGCGCTTCCTGGGCGACACCACAGGGCGGGTCGCATCGGGCTCGGGTGACCTTGTGCAGCAAAGCAATTGCCGATACCGGCGTCGACGTGGGACTCGCCGTGGTCAGAGACGATGCGGCGTGTCCGATTCCTGGCAGTCGGCTGAGTGGCCGGATAGGCTCGGGCCACGTGATCTCTCGGGGAGGTTTGAGATGACCAGCATCATCGAGCGCTGCGCCGCGGGCATCGGCACTGTATTGGCACCACTCGGTCTGATGGCGGTAGTCACGGTGGCGGCGCCGGCCGTCAGCAGTGCCGACTGCGGCGCCGGAGAATGGTGGGACCCGGTGGCCAGTGTGTGCCGCCCGCCGGTCGTGCCGTTGGGCTGTGAAAACGGCGCGTGGTGGGATCCGGTGGCCAACACCTGTCGCCCGCCCGTGGTGCCGCCGCCGCCGCTGTGCGACAACGGCTGGTGGTGGGACCCCGTCGGAAATGCCTGCCGGCCGCCGCTGATCCCGCCGGGCTGATCGCTCAGCGCCGGGTCATCACGGCATGGGTACCGAGGAACCGTCGTAATTGCGGGCGTTGTTGTTGAGTGAATCCATCCACGCGCGCAGCTTGGCCTGGCCGACCAACGCCGGGATGGTGCCGCCGCCGCTGGCCGGGGCGTCGGGAGCGGCGTCGGTCGGCTGCCAGGGCTGGCAACCACTGGTCTTGAATGCCTTGTCGGTGGCTTCGATCGTGATGACCTGCGGCTTCTTCGTGAACGCGTTGTCGATGATGTCGCCGCCGTGCAGATCGGCCATGCGCTTCCAGTAGCAGGTGCCGCCCTCGACCGGTCCGGCCGAGGCGTAGTTACCCGGCTGGATATCGGTGCCGACCATGAACAGGCCGTCGTGGTCGATCGCCTTGCCGGCAACGGGTGCCGCGGCGGGGGCAGCTGGCGCAGCGGGATCGGCGGGGGCCGGCTCAACGGGACCCGGCGGTGGGCCCGGAGCGGGGATGGGCGCGGGCGCGTCCGGATCGGCGCCGGCGATGCCACTGAACGCCCCACCTGCGGACACCACCAAGGCGGCGGCGAAGATCACGGCTCTCATCGGCTTCATGAAAACCCAGCGTACCGGGTACGGCGGGATGGTCGGGCCCACTCGCGGGGAGGTCTGCATTGCCGGAACCCGCCGGCGTGATCTGTGGCACCCTCGCGGTGTGGAGCCGCCGTCACCTGATCCCGATGCACCCCACCTGGCCGACGTCGTTCCCTCGGTCCTCGCCGCGATGGGGGCGCCCGGATTCGAGGCACGGATCCCGTGGCCCGGACCGATCCGGGGCGCATGCGTTCTGTTGATCGACGGGCTCGGGGCCGAACTGCTCGCCGCCCACGCCGCCGATGCGCCCGTCCTGACAGCTCTGGCCGACCAGTCGGCCAACCGGACCCTGCACGTCGGGTTCCCGTCCACCACGGCGGCGGGACTGGCGGCGATCGGCACCGGATGCCGATCGGGTGAGCACGGTTTCGTCGGTTACTCGTTCAGGGTTCCCGAGGCCGGCCCGGAATTCGACATCGTCAACGCGCTGCGGTGGCGCCCCCATCCCTGGGGGCCGGACCTGCGCGACCGCGTGGTGCCCGAGCTCATTCAACCGTCGCCGACCACCTTCGAGCGTGCCGGGGCGGCCGGATTCGAGGTCTCTGTGGCCTCGGGCGCCCAGCACACCGGCTCGGGATTGACCCGGGCGCTCCTGCGCGGCGGACGCTATGTCGGGGTGCACGCACTCGGCGATCTCGCGGCCGCGGTCATCGCAGCCGTCGCGGGCAGCGGCTTCTGTTACGGGTACCACGCCGACCTCGACCTGGTGGGCCACCTGCACGGGCCCGGGTCGGCCGCCTGGCGCATGCAGTTGCGCCAGGTCGACCGGCTGGTGGAATCGGTGTTGGAAGCCCTGCCGTCAGAGTGTCTGCTGACCGTGGTGGCCGACCACGGCATGGTCACGGTGGACCCGGCCGCCGTGGTCGACATCGACGAGTGCGAACCGCTGCTCGTCGGGGTGGCCGCCGTCGGGGGCGAAGCCCGCGCTCGCCACGTCTACACCGCGGCCGGGGCGGCCGATGACGTCCTGGCGGCATGGCGCACCACTCTGGGGGATTCCGCGTGGGTGATGTCGCGGGAGGAGGCAATCGGCGCCGGATGGTTCGGCCCGCGGGTGCGCGACGACGTCCGGTCCCGCATCGGCGATGTCGTCGCCGCGGCCCGCGACACGGCGGCGTTGCTGCGGCGGACCGTTGAGCCCATGGAGTCAGCGTTGATCGGCCAGCACGGCTCGCTGACGATTGCTGAACAATATGTACCGCTGGTGTCTGTAATTGGATGAGCAAACCGCACACCCGGAACAGGCTTAGGTGGGCTAAGATTCACCGCATGAAGCTTGCAGGCCTGGCAGTAATTGGTGCCGCAGCGGCTATCGCCTTCGCCGCTCCCGCACACGCCGATCCCGACACCGATTTCGCCAATGAGCTGCACACTTTTGGCATTTACGGGCAACGCGATAGCCGATCAGCGGGCCCGGTGATCGTGATGAGGCGTCGGTGGTGCAGGCGATGGTGATGCGGACACACCAGAACCAGGTTGTCCAGCTCGGTGGGTCCGCCGTTCTCCCAGTGCACGATGTGGTGGGCGTGCAGACCGCGAGTGGCCCCGCAGCCGGGCACGGCACAGCAGCGGTCGCGATGCTCCAGGGCCCGGCGCAGCCGGCGGCTGATCGCGCGGGTGCTGCGCCCGGCGCCGATCACCTGCCCCTGGCGTTCAAACCAGGCTTCGTACGTGGCGTCGCACAGCAGCTCACGTCGTTCGTCGTCGGTCAGCAGCGGACCCAGATGCAATGCGGCGACCGGCTTCTCACCGTCGGTGTCGAGGTCGACATGCACCACGACGGTGGTGTGCTGCCCATGCGGACGGCGCGCCGCCTCAACATCCCACCCAGCCTCGACAACACTCATGAACGCGTCCACACCATTCGGAAACGGCGGTGCCTGCTCCGCGTCGCCACCATCGGACTCGGTGTCGTGATCGTGTTTCCAGTCCGCGACCAACCCCTCGTGATGGGCTTGGCGGGCCGCGTCGAACTTGGCTGCCTCCAACCGGGTCAAGCGGATCCGGTAGGTGGTGTACTCGCCTTCACCAGTCTTGGTGATCGAACGCCCAGGATCGGGACCTGGCACAGGCTCGTGGTCTGGTTCGGGGCGTGGCTCGAGCTTGACCGCGGTACGCAACTGATCAACGGTAGCCACCGCCGCCAACTCTGCGTAGTGCTCATCGGATCCGTCGGCGGCGTTCTCGGCGATCACCCCGACCTGATCCAGCGACAGCCGACCCTCCCGCATCCCCTGCGCGCAGCGGGGGAACTCCTCGAGCCGCCGCGCGATCGCCACCACAACCTCGGCGTTGCGCGGTGTCACACCGGCCTTCCAGGCCACCAGCGCCTTCATAGAACGGGCACCGGTGGCACCGCACAACTCGTCACGGTCCAGTTCAGCGACGATCTCGACGATGCGGCCATCGATCGCATTGCGCTGACCGATCAGCTCCGACAACTCGGCGAACAACACCTCGGTACGCTGCGCCGGGCTCACCTCAACATCGAAAGAGGCTGCGGCCGAGGACATGACCCCATCATCGCAGAGGGGTCCGACAAGTTTCTGGACGAGAATGACGACAACCGCATCCTTCCGGCAAGATAGCTGTGGTGGGGATAAACCTGTTGCCTTGCACCCGCCTCTCGGACGCTGATGTCGCGGGCGCGCTCGACCATGCGGTAGCCGTGATCAACCCGGCGCTCGACGTGTTCACCCGATTCGACCCGCTCGGGCTGAGGCGACGTACCCATCGAGAGGAGCCCGCAGAGGGCGCCGTGGGCAAGTCCCTCGACCTCGCGGCCGCTTTGCTCAATTTCGCCGAGCTGCCCGGCACCAAGGCCTGGACCGAGATGGATCAAGACGGCCACGCGAAGTGGTGGGTGCATCGCGCCGGGGCGGTGACCACCATCCTCGTCGCATTCCCGGGTGCGTTCGGAGTCATCGCCGACCGGCTTGGTGTGCAGGACTTCCTGGGTTTCACCAACCAAGCGATCGTGTTGTGCGCGGTGGCCCGCGAGGACGGCGTCACCGACTACGACGAGCAAGTGCAACTGCTCGGCGCTGTCCTGTGCGACCGTCAACTGCCCGATGCAACGGTCGATGCTTCGGCCGACGACGCCGGCGCAACCGCGCAATCGCTGCCCGGAAAGCTCTGGGAGTTCGCCGGCACACTACGTGCTGTGAGCGACGAGTTCACGAAAAGGCCACACCCGCAAAAGCTTTACCGCTATCTGGGGATGCTTCCGGGCGTCGGTGCGGTGGCCGATTACTTCGGTGAATTAACCGCCCTACTGCACGCTGCCAATGAAGGCGCGGCGTGGATCAGCGAGCACTCGCCGCAGCCGCCGGCTCCGGAGCCGGCCCGAACCTGAAGATCAGCGCACTGATCGCCACCACCACAGCAGCCAACGCAATCACGGGCGCAACCGTGAACCGCGACACCGTCGCACCCAGAATCGCACCGCCGCACATCGTCAACACCACTCCGTAACGCAACTTCTCGCGGTCCCCGGTGCCTCCGGCCAGCCTGCTGTCGAACCCGATGCCGACGATCGTCTGCGTCAGCACCGTCGTGCTCAACTCCTGGATGCCGAACTGGCGTGCGGTCGCGTTCTGGATGCCGAAGGTCATCGCCAAGACGATGAGGATGAACTTGCGGTTGTCCTGATAGTCCAGCACTCCCGATCCCGTGAGAATCGAAAGTACAGTCAGCAGAACGACTTCCACACCCAATGCGGTGGTCAACCAGTTCCGGACGTGACTGTCGAGATGGCGTCTCAGCCGTCCACCCACCACGGTGCCCAGCACGAACCCGATGAACGCCACCAGCGCCCCGGTCACGTCCACGCCGGAGTGCGGTACGAACCAGAACCCGAGGAAGATCACGTTGCCCGTCATGTTGGCGACGAAAACGTGTCCCAGCACCAACACACTGACCGCGTCGACGATGCCGGTGGCGGACGTCAACAACAGCAGTGCCACAACGGTCGACCGTTGCGTCACCGGTGAGGCGATGGCCATGCCTACATCCTCGCCGCTACAACTGCGGAGACAGGTCCAATTGGGTCAACGCCGGCATCTGGGTGATCAGCCAATCCCCGTCCGTACGCTGCAATATCAGGCGATATGACATGTACCGCAACGATGGGACGTTCTTGGTGACCGGGCTCGTCGACACCGTGTTGGTGTAGACGATGGCAGTCGCCTCATCGCGACTGATGGTCTCCACCGCGGTACCCATCACCTCGGTGTTGTTGGTGACCTGCGCCTGCTTGTTGGTCGGCACGATGGAGTCGATCAACTGCCGGTACTGGTTGGCGAAGTCGCGGGACAGGTACTTCGCGGCCCGATCCGGTAGCGACTCGATGTTGTCCGGGTTGTAGGTCCACAACGT includes these proteins:
- a CDS encoding o-succinylbenzoate synthase — encoded protein: MQTLIDFDRAPVFAIPTTDGVGGLTAREGMLLEGPQGWGEFSPLPGERALVRWLTAATEPGTVGWPDPVRGRVPIAVTVPAVEAARAHQIAAASGCRTAAVEVGAGGLAQDVERVRAVRDGLGAGGVIRCDAKGRWDPDTAVTAIAALDRAAGGLEFVAQPCRTVQELGQVRRQVEVPIAAGESIRNADDPMALRLGEAADIAVLASGPLGGARRALRVAESCGLPCVVSSTLETTIGLAAGLALAGALPRLPFACELGTRGFLAGDLVADSRSLVPVDGYLPVAPMPPAPQRERLERYAVTDPERSAWWRERLRSAISAS
- a CDS encoding MOSC domain-containing protein; the protein is MAQVLTVNVAHPRPNTAEGRAVTGIDKRPVDGAVAVRAPGPMHGGLGSGLIGDTIGDQQFHGGDDQAVYAYAREDLDVWESELDREIANGVFGENLTTAGIDLTNAVIGERWRVGSDGLELEVSRPRIPCRTFATWLQLNGWVKTFTRAAIPGAYLRLVTPGSVSAGDEIVVTDRPDHDVTIGFVFRALTLEPQHLPAILRAAALPEPLRELAERRTGAS
- a CDS encoding HD domain-containing protein, translated to MTTSLTGNIAGIELPDTALVRETTEYIRDVEDDLLFHHSRRVFYFGALQGLQIGLTPDLELLYVGAMFHDLGLTERYRTTSQLRFEVDGANAARDFLLQRGVDEAAARKVWLGIALHTTPGIPEFLDPEIALVTAGVETDVLGIGRDNLTSADLNAVTSAHPRPDFKNRILHAFADGVRQRPGSTFGTVNADVLAHFDDSFVREDFVEVIRNNSWPQ
- a CDS encoding GlxA family transcriptional regulator codes for the protein MAQAVGPREVVIVVFDGMKLLDAAGPAEVFAEANRFGADYRLRIASVDGADVTSSIGTRFAVTDRIAEIDGADTVLVSGGDDLVGRPIDPGLVAALRDLPTRTRRLASICTGSFILAEAGLLDGRRATTHWRHARLLARAYPTISVEPDAIFVRDGDVYTSAGVSAGIDLALALVEADCGADLVRNVARSLVVYLKRAGGQSQFSTLVESDAPAESVLRRVTSAIAADPTVDHSVKSLAALASLSTRQLTRLFQAELGTTPARYVETVRIDVARAALDAGRQVGEAARLAGFGSAETLRRVFVNHLGVSPKAYRDRFRSTSSG
- a CDS encoding Rv0518 family GDSL lipase gives rise to the protein MSRLTTFVVSLALLVGLFAQAPERRYVTSGLDPQINHIAVIGDSYTTGMVAEGGMGPRNWAPLAWQELAQRGVQVDADVFAEGGAGYEARGNRGSVFADLTNRAVQPDDALIVFFGSRNDKDSDLGAVTRLSHDALTTARQTAPAARMLVIGPPWVSPDVPPNLLGVRDILRDQARQVGATFVDPIAERWFFDRPELIGADGIHPTDAGHAYMADKIAPLIGKELPRWV
- a CDS encoding acyltransferase family protein, which codes for MRGAEIKALTGLRIVAAVWVVLFHFRPLLYQVAPDVTEALAPVLDRGAQGVDLFFILSGFVLTWNYIDRMGPTWSARATLHFLWLRLSRVWPVYLVTLHLAALWLIFTLNVGHIPPEDTSGYNAVSYVRQLFLVQLWFQPYFDGSSWDGPAWSISAEWLAYLLFGALIMVVFRIARATRARSLVLLAIAASVPPVVLLMATGHFYTPWSWLPRIVMQFTAGALACTAVRKLHLTERTQKRAGYLSIVLGVVIIGGLYFFDKHPMNTVGDAGGIVDILFVPQVVALAVGVGSLPALLSTRLLVYGGQISFGLYMVHELVHTAWIWTTRQFELTLTPTLSGKATLVGLFAIAVVGAIALYHLVEEPARRWMRRMVDIRPVEQANTRLHRIDTESQDRSDEVPARAG
- a CDS encoding alkaline phosphatase family protein — its product is MEPPSPDPDAPHLADVVPSVLAAMGAPGFEARIPWPGPIRGACVLLIDGLGAELLAAHAADAPVLTALADQSANRTLHVGFPSTTAAGLAAIGTGCRSGEHGFVGYSFRVPEAGPEFDIVNALRWRPHPWGPDLRDRVVPELIQPSPTTFERAGAAGFEVSVASGAQHTGSGLTRALLRGGRYVGVHALGDLAAAVIAAVAGSGFCYGYHADLDLVGHLHGPGSAAWRMQLRQVDRLVESVLEALPSECLLTVVADHGMVTVDPAAVVDIDECEPLLVGVAAVGGEARARHVYTAAGAADDVLAAWRTTLGDSAWVMSREEAIGAGWFGPRVRDDVRSRIGDVVAAARDTAALLRRTVEPMESALIGQHGSLTIAEQYVPLVSVIG
- a CDS encoding YoaK family protein, producing MAIASPVTQRSTVVALLLLTSATGIVDAVSVLVLGHVFVANMTGNVIFLGFWFVPHSGVDVTGALVAFIGFVLGTVVGGRLRRHLDSHVRNWLTTALGVEVVLLTVLSILTGSGVLDYQDNRKFILIVLAMTFGIQNATARQFGIQELSTTVLTQTIVGIGFDSRLAGGTGDREKLRYGVVLTMCGGAILGATVSRFTVAPVIALAAVVVAISALIFRFGPAPEPAAAASAR